ACCGGCCGCATATTGACTGTTTCGATCAGGGCGGCGTAACTTCCGAAACATCAATGACTCGACGTATGTCGATGTCCTCAGCTCCGTCCGCCACCGATGGGAGCACCCTCAGCATGTCCAGAAAACGCTCTCTGATCGTCGCGGCGATCAGCCTGGTCGTCGGGCTGATCGCCGCACCGAGTCCGGCGAACGCCGCCGGAACACTGCCGTGCGACATCTACGCCTCGGCGGGCACGCCCTGCGTGGCCGCGCACAGCACCACCCGCGCCCTGTTCGGCGCCTACAGCGGCCGGCTCTATCAGGTCACCCGGGCCTCCGACGGGGCCACCCACGACGTCGGCACGCTGGCCGCCGGCGGCTACGCCAACGCCGGCGACCAGGACGCCTTCTGCGACGGGAGCACCTGCCGGATCACCAAGATCTGGGACCAGACCAGCCGGCACAACGACCTGTCCGTCGCGCCCGACGGCGGGGCCGGCAGCGGCGACCGCGGTGCCGGCGCCGGCGTGATCGCGGTGACGGCCGGCGGCCACAAGGTGTACGGCATCTGGGGCACCCCGGGCGTCGGCTACCGCTACACCGGCGTAGCGTCCGGCGTCGCCGTCAACGGCCAGCCCGAGGGCGTCTACATGGTCGCCAGCGGCACCCACGTCGGCTCCGACTGCTGCTTCGACTACGGCAACGCCGAGTCCACCCCGTACGACACCGGCAACGGGCACATGGACGCCGTCAGCATCGCCACCACCTGCTACTTCGCGCCGTGCCAGGGTTCCGGCCCGTGGATCGAGGCGGACCTGGAGAACGGCATGTTCCAGGGCGCCAACGGCTCGAACCCGAATCCCGGCAACAACTCGGCCTTCGTCACCGCGGTGCTGAAGAACAACGGCCAGACGACGTACGCGCTCAAGGGCGGCAACGCGCAGTCCGGCGGCTTGACCACCTGGTGGAACGGCTCGCTGCCCACCGACAAGCCGGGCTACAAGCCGATGCACCAGGAGGGCGGCATCATCCTGGCGATCGGTGGCGACAACTCCAACCGCAACCGGGGCACCTGGTTCGAGGGCGCGATGGTCTACGGCTACCCGAGCGACGCGGCGGAGAACGCCGTGCAGGCCAACGTGGTCGGCGTCGGTTACGCCGGGCAGACCCACATCCCGAACGGACCGCAGGGCACCGTCACCGGCCCCGGCGCCAAGTGCGTGGACGTGGCGGCCGACGACACCGGGGCCAACGGCGCCGCCGTCCAGCTCTGGGACTGCCAGACGTACGCCGAGGACCAGCACCTGACGCACTTCGCCGACGGCTCGCTGCGCACGCTGAACCGCTGCGTCGACGCGACCGGCAACGGGACCGCCAACGGCACCCTGATCCAGCTGTGGGACTGCAACGGCGGCGGTGCCCAGAAGTGGATCCAGCAGGCCGACGGCTCGCTGCGCAACCCGCAGTCCGGCCGCTGCCTGGACTCGCCGAACGGCAACACCGGCAACGGCTCCCGGCTGCGGCTCTGGGACTGCAACGGCGCGGCGGCGCAGAAGTTCGCGGTCAACGCCGGCGGCGTCGTGGGCACGCCCGGCGGCAAGTGCACCGACGTCGCCGGGGACGACACCGGCGGGAACGGTACGGCAGTGCAGATCTGGGACTGTCAGTCGTACGCCGTCGACCAGCACTGGTTCCACCATTCGAACGGGGCGCTGCGCACGCTCGGCCGCTGCCTCGACATCGTCGGCAACGGCACGGCCAACGGCACCCAGGTCGAACTCTGGGACTGCAACGGCGTCGGCGGCCAGGTCTGGCAGCAGCAGGCCGACGGCTCGCTGCGCAACCCGCAGTCCGGCCGCTGCCTGGACGCGCCGAGCGGCGCCACCGGCAACGGGACCCGGTTGCGGATCTGGGACTGCAACGGCAGCGCGGCGCAGAGGTTCGCCCTGACCTGACGGATCGGCAAACCGCTTTCCGGTACGCACGGAACCGCTCCGGGCGTACCGGAAAGCGGTTTTCAGATCAGGGTGAGAAGGCGGCCGGCGACGTGCTCGGCGCCGGAACCGAGCAGGATCGTGTAGTGGTTGACGTCCGGCACGAGTTCGGCGTCGACGCCGGTGAGCTGCTCGGCGCGGTACAGGCCGGTCTCCTCGTCCATCAGCCCGCGCGGCGCCCAGAGCAGCGGGAACGGTGCCGGACGCGGGTGGCGCAGCATGTCGGCGGCGTCGCCGCGGATCGCCTCGATGCGGCAGGACGAGCCGCTGCCGGTGAAGTCGCGCAGGAGGTACGCCTCCAGGTCCGGACCCCAGTAGCGGCCGAGCGCCGGGTTCTGCCGGAAGTAGGCCAGGTACTCGGCGGCCGACCCGAAGGTCATGGCGAGCCGCCGCATGGCCGGGCCGATCACCGCCTCCAGCGCCACGTCCACGTCGACGTCCGCGGGCACCCCGAGGCCGATCCCGCCGTCGACCATCAGCACCGGCCCGGTCCGGTCCGGGTGCCGCGCCGCGGTGGCCGCCACCACGAACGCGCCCATCGAGTGCCCGACCAGCGGCGCCTTCCCGACGCCGAAGTGACTGGCGACAGCGATCAGGTCGTCGGCGTGTGTGTCCATCCCATACGGTCCCGGCAAACCCGCGGAAAACGCCCGGCCGCGCAGGTCCGGCGCGACCAGGTGCACCTTGCCCGCGCAGGCGCGGGCGACGGCGGCCCAGGAGAGCGCGTTCGCGGTGATCCCGTGCGCGGCGATCACCACCGGTCCGTCGGCCGGCCAGCTCAGCACCCGCAGCGTGCCACCGGCCACCGCTACGTCGATCTCCTCCACGGAACACCACCTCCCAGGTCAGTGCGCGGTCCAGCCGCCGTCGATGATGATCGACGAGCCGGTGATGAACGAGGCCGGGGGACTGCACAGGTAGGCGACCATCTCGGCCACCTGCTCCGGCTCGATCAGCTTCTTGATCGCGGCCCGCTTCAGCATGATCTTCTCGACCACCTCGGCCTCGGCGATCCCGTTGACCGCGGCCTGGTCGGCGATCTGCTTGTCGACCAGCGGGGTCCGCACGAACGCCGGGTTCACGCAGTTCGCTGTCACCCCGTGCTCGGCGCCCTCCAACGCGGTGACCTTGGAGAGCCCCTCCAGGCCGTGCTTGGCGGTCACGTAGGCGGCCTTGTACGGCGAGGCGATCACCCCGTGCACCGAGGAGATGTTGACGATCCGGCCCCAGCCGCTGTCGTACATGTGCGGCAGCACCAGGCGGATCAGCCGGAACGGCGCCTCCACCATCACCCGCTGGATCAGCGCGAACCGGTCCGTGGGGAACTCCGGCAGCGGCGCCACGACCTGCAGGCCGGCGTTGTTCACCAGTACGTCGACGTGTGCCGGGAACGCGTCGACGGCGTCCAGGTCGGCGAGGTCGGCGGCGATCGCCCGGCCGCCGATGGCGGTGGCCACCTCCTTCGCCGCGTGCTCGTCGATGTCCACGGCCAGCACCTCGGCGCCCGCCGCGGCCAGTCGTTCGGCGCAGGCGCGCCCGATGCCGCTGCCGGCGCCGGTCACCAGCGCGGTACGTCCCGTCAGGTCGAGGTCGACCACCCGTGCCGTCGTCATGGCGGTGACCGTACGGACCAGCGACGGCGGCGAATATGTGCGCGACCCACACAAGGGCAAGTCCATCGATGTGCATGACGACGGTGGCCTGCGTCACTCGCCGCCTCCTACCGTGTGGCCACACCGAAAGTCTTATTAACGGAAGGCGTCCGATGAGGGGCTTGACGACAACCCGGCGCACACTCTTGGGCGCCGCGCTGACAGCCGTCGTGGTGACCGCGAGCGGCTGCGGCAGTCCGCGGGGATCCGCCGGGGACGATGCCGCGATCGATGTCGGGGTGGTCTACTCCCAGTCCGGCCCGCTCGCCAGTTACGGCGCGCAGTACGCCGAGGGGTTCAAGGCCGGCCTGGCGTACGCGACGAACGGCACCGGCAAGATCGGTGACCGGGCGATCAACGTGACCTGGACCGACGACGCCGGCGACCCGGTCAAGGCGGTCTCCGCCGCGAAGGACCTGATCGGCAAGGGCTATCGGGTGCTCGCCGGCTCGACCAGCTCCGGCGTCGCGCTGCAGGTCGCGCCGCTGGCCGCGGAGAACAAGGTGCTCTTCGTCTCCGGTCCGGCGGCGACCGACGGGATCACCGGGGCCAACAGGTACACCTTCCGCTCCGGTCGCCAGTCGTACCAGGACGTGCTGACCGCCAAGGCGTTCCTCGGCGAGGGCAGGAAGGTCACCGTCTTCGCCCCGGACTCGGCGTTCGGCAAGTCGAACGTCGACGCCGTCACCAAGGTGCTCGGCGGCGCGGGCGCGACGGTGACCAGCATCGCGGTGCCGGCCGGCGCCACCGACTTCACCCCGTTCGCCAGCCAGATCAAGGCCGCCGAGCCGGACCTGGTCTTCGTCGCCTGGGCCGGGACCACGGCCGGGGCCATGTGGCAGGCGCTCGACCAGCAGGGCGTGCTGGCCGGCACCAAGGTGGTCACCGGCCTGGACATCCGGGCCTCGTGGGCCGGCTTCGGGGCCGGCGGCGCGAAACTGAACCTGCTCGCCCACTACTTCGACGGCGCCGTGGACAACCCGGCCTACCAGGCGCTCAAGGGCGCGGTACCGGGCGGCAGGACCGACCTGTTCCACCCGGACGGCTTCGCCGCCGCGCAGATGATCGTGCACGCGCTGACCGCCGGCCCGGACGACGTGGACAAGATGGTCGGCGCGCTGGAGGGCTACCGCTTCGACTCGGTCAAGGGCGAACTCACCGTCCGGGCCGAGGACCACGCGCTGCTCCAGCCGATGTTCCAGGCCAAGCTGACCGGCACCGGCGACGCGGCCACCGCGACGCTGACCGGCACCGTCGACGCCGAGGCCGCCGCACCGCCGGTCGCCGCGATGAAGGGCTGAGACGGATGACGGCCCTCGCCGTCGAGGGGGTGTCGTGGCGGATCGGCGCGGTGCCGATCGTCGACGACGTGACGCTGGAGCTGGCGCCGGACGAGTTCGTCGCGCTGATCGGACCGAACGGCGCCGGTAAGACGTCGCTGTTCAACCTGATCAGCGGGCTGCGCCGGCCCAGCGCCGGCCGGATCCGGCTCGCCGGGGACGACGTGACAGCGCTCGCGCCGTACCGTCGGGCCCGGCGCGGCCTGGGTCGTACCTTTCAGACCTCGGCGGTCTTCGGTTCGCTGACCGTCGCCGAGAACGTCGCGCTCGCCGTGCAGGCGCGGCGCGGCGGCGCGATGCGCGCCTGGAGCCGCCGCGCGGACCGGGAGGTCACCGCCCGTGCCGCCGAGATCCTCGCCGAGGTGCACCTGGAGCACCGCGCCGGGCGGGACGCCGGATCGCTGGCGCACGGCGAGAAACGCAAGCTGGAGATCGCGCTGCTGCTGGCCGGCGAACCGCGGGTGGTGCTGCTGGACGAGCCGATGGCTGGGGTGAGCACCGAGGAGGTGCCGACCCTGGTCGAGGTGATCCGCGGACTCACCGCCGGCACCGGTCGCAGCGTGCTGATGGTCGAGCACCACATGGACGTGGTGCTCGACCTCGCCGACCGGGTCGCCGTGCTGCACCACGGCGCGCTGCTCGCCTGCGACAGCCCGGACGCCGTGATGGCCGACGCGTTCGTGCAGCGGGCCTATCTGGGGGAGGGATGGTGAGCGCGCCGATCCTGCGGGTCACCGGGCTCTCGGTACGCCTGGGCGGCTCGCACATCCTGCGCGGCGTCACCTTCGACGTCGCCCCGGCCGGGGTCACCGCCCTGCTCGGCCGCAACGGCGTGGGCAAGACCACCACGTTGCGCGCGATCCTCGGCGAGGTGCCGGCCGAGGGCTCGGTGGCGTTCGGCGGCCGGTCGATCCAGGGCCGGCCCACCCACCGGCTGGTCCGCGACGGCCTGGCCTACGTGCCCGAGGACCGCTGCGTCTTCGCCGGCCTGACCGTTGCCGAGAACCTGCGCCTGGCCGAACGGGTCCCGGACCCCGACTACGCACTGGTCCACGAGCTCTTCCCGGAGCTGGAACAGCGCGCCCAGCAGCGGGCCGGCACCCTCTCCGGCGGTCAGCAGCAGATGGTGGCGATCGCCCGGGTGCTGCTCAACCCGAACCGGCTGCTGCTCGTCGACGAGCCCACCAAGGGTCTCGCGCCGGCGGTGGTCACCTCGGTGGCGACCGTGCTCGGCCGGGTCGCCGAGCGGGTGCCGGTGCTGCTCGTCGAACAGAACCTCGCGGTGGTCCGCAAGCTCGCCACCGACGCCGTGGTGATCGAGACCGGGCGGGTCGCCTGGCGTGGCCCGGCCACCGACCTGCTCGCGGACGGCGACGCGACGCGATCCCTGCTCGGCGTCGGGAGGCACTGACTTGTCCACTGTGGTTCTGCTGGCCCTGACCGGGCTCGGCCTGGCGGCGCTCTACTTCCTGATCGCCTCCGGCCTGTCCCTGGTTTTCGGCCTGGCCGGGGTGCTCAACTTCGCGCACGGCCTGTTCCTCTCGGTCGGCGCGTACGTCACCTGGTGGTCCGCCCCGCACCTGGGCCTGCCCCTGGCCGTGGTGGCCGGCGTCGTCGCGGCGGCGGCCACCGGCGCGCTGGTCGAGCTGGCGATGATCCGCCCGCTCTACGCCCGGCACACCGAGCAGGTGCTGGTCACCGTCGGGTTGTCGCTGGCCGGGGTGGCGCTGCTCCAGTCGATCTGGGGCGCCGACGCCCGGGTGTTCCCGGCCTTCGCGTTCACCGGGAACGTCACCACGGTGCTCGGCGCCCAGGTGCCGGACGACCGGTTCCTGCTGATCGGCGCCGCCGTCCTGGTGCTGGCCGGCCTGCTCGCCTTCCTCCGCTTCACCCGGTACGGCCTGGTGATCCGGGCCGGCGTGGAGAACCGGACGATGGTCAAGGCGCTCGGCATCGACGTCCGCAACGCGTTCACGCTGGTCTTCGCGATCGGCGGCGCGCTGGCCGGGCTGGCCGGGATCCTCGGCGGGATGTACTTCACCTCGATCTCGCCGGGTCAGGGCGGCTCGCTGCTGATCTTCGCGTTCATCGTGGTGGTGATCGGCGGGCTCGGCTCGGTCACCGGTTCGGCCGTCGCCGCGGTGGTGGTCGGCCTCCTCCAGCAGTTCGTGAACTACTACGGCGCGTCAGGTGCCGGCGACGTCAGCGTGGTGGCCCTGCTCGCCATCGTGCTGCTGCTGCGCCCGGCCGGGATCGCCGGAAAGGCGGCGACCGCGTGAAAAGGTCAGTGCCCCTCGTGTTGTTGCTGGCGGCGATCGTGCTGCCGTGGTCGGCGCTGTCCGTGCCGGGCCTGTTCGACGGCCCGCTCAACTCGCCCGGCACACTGCAGCTGCTCGCCGTCTGCCTGGTCTTCGGTGGCCTGGCCCTCGGCTACGACCTGCTGTTCGGCCGGGCCGGCCTGCTCTCCTTCGGGCACGCGCTGCACATCGCCGGCGGCGCGTACGGGGTCGACATCCTGGTCAGCCACTACGGCTGGCCACTGTGGACCGCCATCGCGGTGACGGTGCCGGCCGTCGCGACGCTGGCCGCGCTGCTCGGCTCGGTGGCGCTGAAGACCTCCGGGATCGCGTTCTCGATGGTCACGCTCGCCTTCGCGCAGGTCGGCCACATCCTGGTGAACCGGGACCCGGGCGGGCTCACCGGCGGCGAGGAGGGCCTGCCGCTGGCCACGGCGGGGCTGCCCGGCGGCCTGGTCGGGGTGGTCAACACGGTGAACCTGTACTGGTTCGCGCTGGCGTTCCTGGTGGTCACCGTGCTGGTGGTGCACGCCGTCGACCGGGCGCCGCTGGGCCGGACCCTGATCGGCCTGCGCGACGACGAGCGGCGGATCGCTGTGGTCGGGCTGTCGCCGTACCGGTTGAAGCTGCTCGCCTTCGTCGTCTCCGGCGCCCTGGCCGCGCTCGGCGGCGCCGTCTACGTCCTGGTGGCCGGCGGTGCGTCACCGCACGTGGCGTCCTCCGAGTTCACCCTCGCGCTGATCGTGATGGCGGTTCTCGGCGGCGCCGGCACCCGCTGGGGCGCCGTCGCCGGCGGCATCCTCTACGCGTTCCTGGACCAGCGCCTGGCCCACCTCGGCGGTCGGCTGCCCGGCCCGCTCGGGCAGCCGCTCTTCGTCCTCGGCACGCTGTTCATCCTGGCCGTCTACTTCGTCCCGGGTGGCCTGGCCGGCCTGCGCGCCCGCGTCGAACCGATCCGCCGCGCCCTGCGCCGCCCCGCCGAGGCCGCCTCCTGACCTCGCCCGAAACCCCCATCCGGTACGGCTGGGCGAAGTCCCGTGGCTCGACGCGATGTCCGCTCCGGGTCACGGCCGCGAGGCACCGCCGGGCTGAGTCCCGGTGCCGGGAGCGGGTGCCGCTGTGGCGGTGACGACGAGAGGCCGGCGCCACCACGGGCGCCGGCCTCTCGCGTACCGTAAATCGGGTCCGGGTTATTTCTTGGTGACGACGACCTTCTTGCCGGACGCCTTGATCGTGTAGGCGACCTTGACGCCGGTCCACGGGTTGCGGGCGCTGATCCGGACACCGCCGGTGACGGTGGTGACCGCCACGACCTTGACCTTGGCATCCTGGTTGAACCTGGTGACGTCCCGCTTGACCACCTTGCGCAGCACCGAGACGCGCACGGTGTGCTTGTTCGCCGCGACGCGCACGTCGGCGGCGCTCTTCTTGGCGAGCTTCCGCACGTCGGTGCCGAGGTCGAGGTATGCCAGACCCTTGTCCAGGGTGGCGCTGCCGATCGTCTGCGCGGTGGTCGGCAGGGTGACGTGCTGGGCGCCGTAACGCCAGGTGAAGGCGACGGTCATGTAGCTCGAGTAGCTGATCTTCGCGCTGGTCAGCACCCCGGCCGCGGACACCTCGTAGGTGTAGGCGCCCTCGTCGTCGTCGTCGAACCGGTAGGTGGCCGAGTTGTCGGTGTGGGTGACCTTGGTGCCGGCGTACTCGGTGTCGTCGGTCAGCACGGTCGACGGGTCGGCGCTGTTGTCCCTGGTCCACGACGTGATGTTCAGCGACGGCCGGGCGGCGAACACGTACTTCACCGAGGGCCGGCGCATCATCTTGACGGCGGCCTTCTCCCGGGCCGTGCTCAGCGACGTGTAGACGCCCTTCCGGGCGACCGCGTACTGGGTCTCGTGCTGGTAGGGCACGTCGATCCGGGTGTACGCGCGGCCGCCGGCCGGGTCGGTGACGAACGTGCCGCTGCCCGAGCCCTGCCGCTCGCTGGTCATCCGGAACGAACCGGCCCAGCCCTTGGCGGCCGAGGCGCCGGTGGAGCCGGCCACGGTCTTGAGCGCCGCGGACATCTGGGAGGCGGTCAGCTGCGTGGTGGTGTCGGCCGCGAAGGCGGCGGCCGGGGCGGTCAGCAGGCCGGCCGTCACCGACGCGGTGGCCAGCAGCAGAGCGGGCCGGAGAGTGCGGAGCACCAGGTGGTCCTTTCGGGGTGTCCGTGGATCGGAGGTTCGGACGATACGTCATCGTCACGGCGTCCGGCAGGGGCGTTTCGGCCCTTTTTGATCACCGAGTGGGGTGGATCGCGGCGCTGGTCATCGCCGGCTGCCGAGCCGCGGGGCCGGAGGCAGCAGTCCCGGCGCCCCAGCGTTCCCCCGACCCGATCCGGCACCTGACGTCCGCCATCACCCCGTCCCGCCAGGGATGGATCGCCTCCTCGACCCCGTCCAGGTCCACCGGCAGCCCGGGGTGACCGGGTACTCGTCCCGGAACAGCGACCACCGCGCGGCCGGGGTCACCCGGGGCGCGACGACCGGTCCCGGACTGCTTGGATAGTGGGAATGTCCAGGACACTGCGCATCAGCACCCGGAACGCGACCTTCCAGCAGTGGCAGGCGCTGCTCACCAACCGCACCAAGCGGCACCGGGCCGGCGAGTTCCTGGTGCAGGGCGTCCGGCCGATCACGCTCGCCGTGGAGCACGGCTGGCCGATCCACGCCGTCCTGTTCGACGACACCCGGCGGCCCTCCCAGTGGAGCCGCGACGTCCTCGACCGGACCTCCGGGGTGGCCCGGTTCGCGCTGGCCGAGGACCTGATGCGCGAGCTGGGCGGCAAGGACGACGAGTCCCCGGAGCTGCTCGCCGTGGTCGGGATGCCGGCCGACGAGCTGTCCCGGATCCCCACCGGGCCGGACATGCTCACCCTGGTCTTCGACCGGCCGACCACCCCGGCCAACGTCGGCGCGCTGGTCCGGTCCGCCGACGCGTTCGGCGCCTCCGGCCTGGTGATCACCGGGCACGCCGCTGACCCGTACGACCCGAAGGCCGTCCGGGCCAGCACCGGTTCGCTGTTCGCCCTGCCCGTGGTGCAGGTGTCCAGCCACCGGGAGGTGGTCGACGAGGTGGTCGCGCTGCGCCGCGGCGGGCTCCCGGTGGA
This window of the Actinoplanes oblitus genome carries:
- a CDS encoding arabinofuranosidase catalytic domain-containing protein, with translation MSRKRSLIVAAISLVVGLIAAPSPANAAGTLPCDIYASAGTPCVAAHSTTRALFGAYSGRLYQVTRASDGATHDVGTLAAGGYANAGDQDAFCDGSTCRITKIWDQTSRHNDLSVAPDGGAGSGDRGAGAGVIAVTAGGHKVYGIWGTPGVGYRYTGVASGVAVNGQPEGVYMVASGTHVGSDCCFDYGNAESTPYDTGNGHMDAVSIATTCYFAPCQGSGPWIEADLENGMFQGANGSNPNPGNNSAFVTAVLKNNGQTTYALKGGNAQSGGLTTWWNGSLPTDKPGYKPMHQEGGIILAIGGDNSNRNRGTWFEGAMVYGYPSDAAENAVQANVVGVGYAGQTHIPNGPQGTVTGPGAKCVDVAADDTGANGAAVQLWDCQTYAEDQHLTHFADGSLRTLNRCVDATGNGTANGTLIQLWDCNGGGAQKWIQQADGSLRNPQSGRCLDSPNGNTGNGSRLRLWDCNGAAAQKFAVNAGGVVGTPGGKCTDVAGDDTGGNGTAVQIWDCQSYAVDQHWFHHSNGALRTLGRCLDIVGNGTANGTQVELWDCNGVGGQVWQQQADGSLRNPQSGRCLDAPSGATGNGTRLRIWDCNGSAAQRFALT
- a CDS encoding alpha/beta fold hydrolase, translating into MEEIDVAVAGGTLRVLSWPADGPVVIAAHGITANALSWAAVARACAGKVHLVAPDLRGRAFSAGLPGPYGMDTHADDLIAVASHFGVGKAPLVGHSMGAFVVAATAARHPDRTGPVLMVDGGIGLGVPADVDVDVALEAVIGPAMRRLAMTFGSAAEYLAYFRQNPALGRYWGPDLEAYLLRDFTGSGSSCRIEAIRGDAADMLRHPRPAPFPLLWAPRGLMDEETGLYRAEQLTGVDAELVPDVNHYTILLGSGAEHVAGRLLTLI
- a CDS encoding 3-hydroxybutyrate dehydrogenase → MTTARVVDLDLTGRTALVTGAGSGIGRACAERLAAAGAEVLAVDIDEHAAKEVATAIGGRAIAADLADLDAVDAFPAHVDVLVNNAGLQVVAPLPEFPTDRFALIQRVMVEAPFRLIRLVLPHMYDSGWGRIVNISSVHGVIASPYKAAYVTAKHGLEGLSKVTALEGAEHGVTANCVNPAFVRTPLVDKQIADQAAVNGIAEAEVVEKIMLKRAAIKKLIEPEQVAEMVAYLCSPPASFITGSSIIIDGGWTAH
- a CDS encoding substrate-binding domain-containing protein, giving the protein MRGLTTTRRTLLGAALTAVVVTASGCGSPRGSAGDDAAIDVGVVYSQSGPLASYGAQYAEGFKAGLAYATNGTGKIGDRAINVTWTDDAGDPVKAVSAAKDLIGKGYRVLAGSTSSGVALQVAPLAAENKVLFVSGPAATDGITGANRYTFRSGRQSYQDVLTAKAFLGEGRKVTVFAPDSAFGKSNVDAVTKVLGGAGATVTSIAVPAGATDFTPFASQIKAAEPDLVFVAWAGTTAGAMWQALDQQGVLAGTKVVTGLDIRASWAGFGAGGAKLNLLAHYFDGAVDNPAYQALKGAVPGGRTDLFHPDGFAAAQMIVHALTAGPDDVDKMVGALEGYRFDSVKGELTVRAEDHALLQPMFQAKLTGTGDAATATLTGTVDAEAAAPPVAAMKG
- a CDS encoding ABC transporter ATP-binding protein gives rise to the protein MTALAVEGVSWRIGAVPIVDDVTLELAPDEFVALIGPNGAGKTSLFNLISGLRRPSAGRIRLAGDDVTALAPYRRARRGLGRTFQTSAVFGSLTVAENVALAVQARRGGAMRAWSRRADREVTARAAEILAEVHLEHRAGRDAGSLAHGEKRKLEIALLLAGEPRVVLLDEPMAGVSTEEVPTLVEVIRGLTAGTGRSVLMVEHHMDVVLDLADRVAVLHHGALLACDSPDAVMADAFVQRAYLGEGW
- a CDS encoding ABC transporter ATP-binding protein, giving the protein MVSAPILRVTGLSVRLGGSHILRGVTFDVAPAGVTALLGRNGVGKTTTLRAILGEVPAEGSVAFGGRSIQGRPTHRLVRDGLAYVPEDRCVFAGLTVAENLRLAERVPDPDYALVHELFPELEQRAQQRAGTLSGGQQQMVAIARVLLNPNRLLLVDEPTKGLAPAVVTSVATVLGRVAERVPVLLVEQNLAVVRKLATDAVVIETGRVAWRGPATDLLADGDATRSLLGVGRH
- a CDS encoding branched-chain amino acid ABC transporter permease; protein product: MSTVVLLALTGLGLAALYFLIASGLSLVFGLAGVLNFAHGLFLSVGAYVTWWSAPHLGLPLAVVAGVVAAAATGALVELAMIRPLYARHTEQVLVTVGLSLAGVALLQSIWGADARVFPAFAFTGNVTTVLGAQVPDDRFLLIGAAVLVLAGLLAFLRFTRYGLVIRAGVENRTMVKALGIDVRNAFTLVFAIGGALAGLAGILGGMYFTSISPGQGGSLLIFAFIVVVIGGLGSVTGSAVAAVVVGLLQQFVNYYGASGAGDVSVVALLAIVLLLRPAGIAGKAATA
- a CDS encoding branched-chain amino acid ABC transporter permease; this translates as MKRSVPLVLLLAAIVLPWSALSVPGLFDGPLNSPGTLQLLAVCLVFGGLALGYDLLFGRAGLLSFGHALHIAGGAYGVDILVSHYGWPLWTAIAVTVPAVATLAALLGSVALKTSGIAFSMVTLAFAQVGHILVNRDPGGLTGGEEGLPLATAGLPGGLVGVVNTVNLYWFALAFLVVTVLVVHAVDRAPLGRTLIGLRDDERRIAVVGLSPYRLKLLAFVVSGALAALGGAVYVLVAGGASPHVASSEFTLALIVMAVLGGAGTRWGAVAGGILYAFLDQRLAHLGGRLPGPLGQPLFVLGTLFILAVYFVPGGLAGLRARVEPIRRALRRPAEAAS
- a CDS encoding TrmH family RNA methyltransferase, whose product is MSRTLRISTRNATFQQWQALLTNRTKRHRAGEFLVQGVRPITLAVEHGWPIHAVLFDDTRRPSQWSRDVLDRTSGVARFALAEDLMRELGGKDDESPELLAVVGMPADELSRIPTGPDMLTLVFDRPTTPANVGALVRSADAFGASGLVITGHAADPYDPKAVRASTGSLFALPVVQVSSHREVVDEVVALRRGGLPVEILGSDEGGDVDLADHDLTGPKVIAIGNETRGLSGAWRAACDHILRIPMAGAASSLNAAAAGSVVLYEAARQRRPRAA